The following coding sequences lie in one Lacerta agilis isolate rLacAgi1 chromosome 4, rLacAgi1.pri, whole genome shotgun sequence genomic window:
- the BACH1 gene encoding transcription regulator protein BACH1 produces MSLSERNSVVFAYESSVHSANVLLSLDEQRKQDLFCDVTILVEDQRFRAHRSVLAACSNYFHSRIAGQLEPDLIILPEEVTLNGFEPLLQFAYTSKLILDKDNVAEVCKCAEFLGVHDIEESCFQFLKFKFLDHKSGRREYLPQKCCKQLCQKKLRKIGAGDGALEIDGVDDVLQNECIQNPQLNACKNEQNLEMSLLQDNASQTCESVSERGHVFGLESLYPKYRKFQKALGNDKVAIAESNSSIKEIASVHQIESNTTGAIKKSLDCAAVQPVAKCEDAQVEMEEDGKEEFIKDTTPLFQSIECSVEKMDSAFAPHNFSVATHGLYSASFLNAYDQCCNLTLSGIQSNTEVADKNGIVSGAGSCKSVNENVEGPSLKSHLCDRENVNSSSPSNRSSVEREIAEQLAKGFWSDVYSTDPACQVSLSPASSKDFTEQVCSEKKTECPWLGIRISDSPEHGPQRTFTTLSSVTCPFISNLGTENSTDNNSGDCVPEQQSDQCPYTCVINLEEESETDTEGDSESCSAREQECEVKLPFNPQKIISLSRNDFQSFLKMHKLTPEELDCIHDIRRRSKNRIAAQRCRKRKLDCIQNLECEIEKLQNEKENLLKEKDQILSTLVETKQNLTGLCQQVCKEAALSHEQIQILAKYSASDCPLSFLVPEKEQPAPTDVMSATPLCVELSTND; encoded by the exons ATGTCTTTAAGTGAAAGGAACAGTGTGGTTTTTGCATATGAATCTTCAGTACACAGTGCCAATGTTCTGCTTAGTCTTGACGAACAGAGAAAGCAAGACCTTTTTTGTGATGTTACCATCTTAGTGGAAGATCAGCGATTTCGGGCCCATCGCTCTGTGCTTGCAGCCTGCAGCAATTACTTCCATTCAAGAATTGCGGGTCAGTTGGAACCTGATCTTATTATTTTACCTGAAGAG GTAACACTAAATGGATTCGAACCTTTGCTTCAATTTGCATACACTTCCAAACTTATTTTAGATAAAGACAATGTGGCTGAAGTCTGCAAGTGTGCAGAGTTTTTGGGAGTACATGACATTGAGGAATCTTGCTTTCAGTTTCTTAAATTCAAATTCCTGGACCATAAATCAGGCCGGCGGGAATACCTCCCCCAAAAATGTTgtaaacagctctgtcagaaaaaGCTCCGTAAAATAGGTGCTGGCGATGGGGCTCTAGAAATAGACGGTGTGGATGACGTTTTACAAAATGAATGCATTCAAAATCCTCAGTTGAATGCCTGCAAAAATGAACAAAATTTGGAAATGTCTCTTCTGCAAGATAATGCCAGTCAGACCTGTGAGTCTGTATCAGAAAGGGGTCATGTCTTTGGTTTAGAGTCCCTATATCCCAAATACAGGAAGTTCCAAAAAGCTTTAGGAAATGATAAAGTCGCCATTGCGGAGTCCAACTCCAGTATTAAAGAGATTGCATCCGTTCATCAGATTGAATCAAATACTACTGGTGCTATAAAGAAATCTCTTGACTGTGCAGCTGTGCAGCCAGTCGCAAAATGTGAAGATGCTCAGGTAGAGATGGAAGAAGATGGGAAAGAAGAGTTCATAAAAGATACAACCCCGCTGTTCCAAAGTATTGAATGTTCTGTGGAGAAGATGGATTCTGCTTTTGCCCCCCACAATTTTTCTGTTGCCACTCATGGACTTTATTCTGCCTCTTTCTTAAATGCATATGATCAATGTTGTAATTTGACTTTGAGTGGTATTCAGAGCAATACAGAGGTAGCTGATAAAAATGGCATTGTTTCTGGAGCTGGAAGTTGCAAATCAGTGAATGAAAACGTTGAGGGCCCATCTTTGAAATCTCATTTGTGTGACAGAGAAAATGTGAACAGCAGTTCGCCTAGCAATCGCAGCAGTGTGGAGAGAGAGATAGCAGAACAGCTAGCAAAAGGATTTTGGAGTGATGTTTACAGCACAGATCCAGCATGTCAAGTCAGCTTGTCTCCTGCGTCATCGAAAGACTTTACAGAGCAGGTCTGTTCCGAAAAGAAAACTGAATGCCCATGGTTAGGTATCAGGATCAGTGACAGCCCAGAGCATGGCCCTCAAAGAACTTTTACAACTTTGAGCTCTGTCACTTGCCCCTTCATCAGTAATCTTGGAACTGAAAACAGCACTGATAATAATAGTGGAGACTGTGTTCCAGAACAGCAATCGGATCAGTGCCCTTACACCTGTGTGATAAACTTGGAAGAAGAATCCGAAACAGATACAGAAGGAGATAGTGAATCCTGTTCTGCCAGAGAACAGGAATGTGAG GTAAAGCTGCCATTTAATCCACAGAAGATAATTTCTCTTTCTAGAAATGACTTTCAGTCATTTCTAAAAATGCACAAATTGACGCCAGAAGAGCTGGACTGCATCCATGATATTAGAAGGCGAAGTAAAAATAGAATTGCCGCACAGCGCTGTCGTAAACGAAAGCTAGACTGCATACAGAACCTTGAGTGTGAAATAGAGAAACTG caaaatgaaaaagagaaCTTGCTGAAGGAGAAAGATCAAATTTTGTCAACACTGGTTGAGACAAAGCAGAATCTGACAGGACTTTGCCAACAAGTATGCAAGGAAGCAGCACTGAGTCATGAGCAAATACAGATTCTTGCAAAATATTCTGCCTCTGATTGTCCACTTTCGTTTTTGGTCCCAGAGAAGGAACAACCAGCACCAACTGATGTTATGTCTGCAACGCCATTGTGTGTAGAATTATCTACAAATGATTAG